In the genome of uncultured Sphaerochaeta sp., the window TCTCCTGGTGGATGATGCCGCTGCCACCGGTCATCCATTGGCAGCAACCGTCGTCAATGGTACCGCTGTTGCCCATGCTGTCCCCATGCTCGATCTCCCCTTCAATGAGATAGGTGACCGTCTCGATGCCCCGGTGCGGATGCCAGGGAAAGCCTTTGACGTAATCCTTCGGATCGGTGGCATCAAACGCATCGAGCATGAGAAAGGGATCGAACTCCTTCACATCATGGTAGCCGATGACCCGTACCAATTTCACGCCTGCCCCATCGTACTGGACAGCGCCTCCTGTGATTCTCCTGATCGGTTTTACCTGCATGGTGACTCCTTTGGTGTAGGAAACACAAACCGGCCTTGCTTCAGGCAAAGCCGGTGATACAAATCCTAGATGACCAGTGAGGGTGGGTTGAAGACCCTGCTTGCCAACTCTTGGTTGAGCATGAAGAGCCCTCGGTTGTCCGAGCCGAAGACTTCAAACTTCTGGATGTTCTCCTGTGCGTTCATCTCCTCCTCACCCTGTTCCTTGATGAACCAGTTGAGGAACTCCAGGGTACGATAGTCCTTCGCCTTGGAAGCTTCCTCGTAGATGGTATTGATGGAGGCTGTCACATACTCTTCGTGCTTGAGCGCTTCGACAAGCGGCTGCTTGAAGTCCTCATACTTCATGGTGGGGTCGGCAATGGCAGAGAGGGTAACGCCATGGCCATTGTTCAGCAGGTACTGGCGGAAGAGCATGGCATGACTCATCTCCTCCTGAGCCTGGACCTTGAACCAGTTCTCATACCCAAGAAGGCCTTTTTCTGCATAGAAGGTTGCCATATCCAGATAGAGATAGGCAGAGTAGAACTCCTTGTTCACTTGTGCATTGATCAGGTCAGCAATTGGTTGTGCCAGCATGGGAATTTCTCCTTATGAGTGTACCGTGATATGCAAAGTATACTAGTAAGATTTCGTATCGACAAGGTCTGAAGAGGGGGGGAGTTGTTTCCCATGAATTGACGGTGTAGAATGCACTCCATCATGAAACCGAAGCGCAAGCAGTCCTTGCAACCCAACCATGTCCTGTTGATTGGCTTTCTTGCCATCATCCTCATCGGCTCTCTCTTGCTGATGCTCCCGATTGCCCGGAACCAGAACATTTCCCTCTCCTATATCGACGCCCTCTTCATCTCCACCAGCGCTGTCTGTGTAACCGGGTTGGTTACCGTAGATGTGGCTCTTACCTTTTCCTTGTTCGGTCGTACCGTCATAGCGTTTCTGATACTGCTCGGCGGTTTGGGATTTGCCTCCATTGTCATCTCCTTCAGCTTGTTGCTGGGCATGAACATCGGCATCGGAAAGCGTACCCTGATCAAGGAGGCGTACAACCTTACCTCCATGCAGGGAACGCTGAGGGTTGTCCGGGCGGTTGCCATTGCCGGGTTCGCATTCCAGGCATTGGGGACCTTCATTGAATATTTCATTTTCCGGAACACCTATGCACCCTCCGCTGCGTTCGGCCACGCCTTGTTCAACACCATCAGCGCATTCAACAACGCAGGCTTTGACCTGATGGGGGAGTACAAAAGCCTTACCGGTTATCGTCACTCCTTGGGAATGAACCTTACCACCGCTATGCTGATCATCTTGGGTGGAAGCGGCTTTTTTGTGCTTGCCGATGTGTTTCGCAACCGGAGGTGGAACAAGCTGAGCATGCATACCAGGATTGTACTTTCCATGAATCTGATCCTGCTTGCAGGCGGCACCATCTTTTTTGCCTTGGAGGAACGGCTGGATCTGCTTGCCTCTTTTTTCCAGAGTGCCACTGCACGTACGGCAGGGTTCAATACCGTGGATATCGGCTCGTTCAGCCAAGCGGGGTTGCTGTTCATGATGGCTTTGATGTTCATCGGTGCCTCGCCAGGTTCAACCGGTGGTGGTATCAAGACCACCACGACGTTCACCCTGTTCTTGAGTCTCAGCTCACTCATGTTTCGTCGTGAGCCGGCGGCATTCAAGCGCAAGGTAGGCAATGAGAGTATCCTCAAAGCATTTCAGGTGTTGCTTCTTTCCTCGTTTCTGGTAAGCGGAGGAAGTTTCCTCCTCTTGCTGATTGAGGGAGAGCGTTTCAGCTTCATCTCCATTCTCTTTGAGACGGTGTCGGCATTCGCCACCGTTGGACTCTCCACCGGAATCACCACGGAACTTGCATCCCTGTCCAAAGGGGTCATCATGATCATCATGTTTGCCGGAAGGGTTGGCCCGATCACCATCGCCACCAGCCTGAAAGCAAAACCATCTCATCTCAGTCATGTCGAGGAACAGGTGTTCATCGGCTAGTGGAGGCACATACCATGAAAAAGGAATTCGATCCGGATGCATACGGCATCATCGGCTTGGGAAGATTCGGACTGTCCCTTGCTTTGGAACTCACCGCAGCAGGGAAGCAGGTCATCGTCCTGGAGATTGAGGCTGAGAAGCTGGATGCAGTGAAGGACCAGATCGAGAACATCTATCCGGTGAAGGCCATCACGGCTGATGTGCTCAATGAATCGGGCATCTCCCACTGTCATACGGCAATTGTCTGCATCGGAAAGGATATCGAGTCAAACATCCTGGTGACCATGAGCCTCTTGGAGCTGGGCATCCCCCGAGTCATCGCCAAGGCGACCAGTCCCAACCATGGCAAGGTGCTCGAACGCATCGGGGCGGAGGCTGTGTTTCCTGAAGTGGAGATGGGTGCCCGTCTTGCACGCTCTTTGGTGTCGACCGGTACCTTGGACTTCCTTGAGCTGTGTGAGGATTTTTCCATTGCCAATATCAATCTCACCTCTGTGTTTGCAAAACAGACAGTTGGCGAATTGAATGTACGCAAGCGATTCCATCTGAACATCATCGTAGTGATACGAGAGGGAAAGGCCATCAGCGAGATTGTACCGGAGCTGATGCTGCTGGAGAACGATGTGCTGGTGGTTGGCGGAACCAACGAAGCCATCAAACGATTTGAGAAGGCTAATGAAGACTAGCCGATCGCTTGGCTTCCGTCTGCCAGATCCTGTGCATAGTGAGCGTACTCCTCGGTGTTCTCTCTGATCTTCTCGTACTCCTCATCAGAGAGGGTGCGCACCAGCTTGGCGGGAACACCCATCAGCAGGGAGCGGGGAGGGAAGCTCTTGTTCGGAGAGACCACCGACCCTGCACCTACCAAGGACTGCTCGCCGATTGAACTGCCATCCAGTACAATGGCTCCCATCCCGATGAGACACTCATCGGCGATGGTACAGGCGTGCAATATCGCGCTATGCCCAACCGTACAACGATCGCCCACCACCAGATTTCGGTCCCGGGTCACGTGCAACACGGCATTGTCCTGGATGTTGGTCTGCTTTCCGATCTCAATCGAGCCCACATCGGCCCTGAGGGTCGCATGAAACCAGACTGAGGAGCCCTCTTTGAGTGTCACGCTTCCGATGAGGTCGGCGGATGGGGCAATCCAGCATCCCTCACCAATCACAGGCTTGTTCTCGTTGTGTGCATACTGCATGGCTGCATTGAACCATATTCAAAGCGTGATGTACAGGGAGTGGTAAAAAATTTGCGAATGACTTGCAAATTTGTACCAACTTCAGTATCTTGGAATGCGTACCAGGAGGTACCATGAACAAGCATTTTCCCACTCTTTTGTATATGTTGCTTCTTGTTCCCGCCCTTGTGTTCTCAACGGGGACTCGTGAGCAAGCACCCGATGACACCTTGCCCGTTGTGGCCGTGAGCATTCTTCCCCAGGCCTATTTTGTGGATAGGATCGCCCCGTCCCTGGTGGATGCACTCACCTTGGTGGGGGAGGGGCAGAATCCCCACTCCTACGAACCATCCCCCTCACAAATGGCTCGCTTGGCAAAGGCGGATGTATGGATTCTCAGCGGAACCGACTTCGAGCATGCCCTCGAGGACAAGATCCAGGCGCTGTATCCCAATCTGCTCGTAGTCGACGGAACGCAAGGGATGACCTTGCGCACGCTGGAAGCGCATGACCATGAAGAGGAAGCGGCTCATGAGGAGCACGATGAGCATGATTTGAATATCGACCGGCATACCTGGCTTGGCTGGTCCCAGGCCAAGGTCCTGGCAACCAATACCCAAAAGGCGCTCTTGGCCGTGCTCGACGAGGAGCATCATCAGATGATAGAAGCAAACACCGCGACCCTGCTTTCTGAAATCGATGCACTCTTTGCCGATATGCAGAAAAAACTTGCTCCGCTCTCCGGGAGCACCGTCTTCGTGTATCATCCCTCCTTCGGCTACTTCCTCGACTCGTTCGGCCTGATGCAGGAAGCAGTTGAGACCGGAGGGAAGGAACCTACTGCACGCGATCTCTCCCTCCTGATCGCTAAAGCCAAGGCAGAGAACGCCCAGGCAATCTTCGTGCAGAAACAATTCCCTGCAGCCAGCGCCCAGACCGTGGCACAGGCCATAGGAGCCGAGGTTCTCGCCCTCGATCCGCTTGCCTACGATTGGCTGGAGAATATCCGCCTGATGGGAGAGACGTTGGCGAACGTCAGTGAGGGGCAGCAGCGATGAGCGTTCCTATTGTTCTCCATTTCCATGAGGTCTCGTTTTCCTATCCGCATCTGACGGTACTGGAAGATGTGAGTTTTCACGTCCACGAGGGTGAGTTCATCGCCCTTGTAGGCCCCAATGGTTCAGGCAAGACCACGCTTTTGAAGCTCATCCTTGGCCTTGAGCAACCCAAATCAGGGACCATCGAGCTCTTGGGGCAGAATCCCAGCAAAGCCCGTGTCCAGATCGGGTACGTGCCTCAGCATGCGTCCTACGATCCCAGCTTCCCCATTTCGGTCCTGGAGGTGGTGAAAATGGGAATGGTGGAAGCGCGTGGCAGGCAACCCAAGGAAAGGCTCAAGGAGATGGCTCTTGAAGCGCTGGGTCAGGTTGAGCTTGCCGCTCTTGCCGAACGTCCCTACAGTGATTTGAGTGGGGGGCAGCGCAGGCGTGTGTTGGTTGCCCGTGCCCTTGCCTCCAAGCCGGGTCTCCTCATCCTGGACGAACCGGTGGCAAACATGGACAAGGAGAGTGAGGTGCGTCTCTATGCCACCCTTGGGAAACTCAAAGGAAACACCACCATTCTCATCGTAACGCACGACATGCGCATGGTCTCTTCCCTCACCGACCGGGTCTTCTGCATTGATGCCCACAAGGAGGGCAAGGTAGGACGCACCGTGGTCCAGCATATGCTGCAGGATGTGGAAGGGGATGGCAGCAAGCGGGTCCTGCACGACATTGAGATCCCTGCAGACCAGTGCCAGTATCCCAGGGAGGCTGACAATGAGTGAACTGCTCAGTTTTTTCAAGGCCCTGTTCAGTCCAGACTTCCCATTCGTACGCAATGCGTTCTTCGCAGGGGTGCTTTCTTCGGTCCTCTTCGGTGTCCTGGGGTCGGTGGTCACCGTCAAACGGATCGCCGGCCTTGCCGGAGCCATCAGCCATGCAGTGCTTGGCGGTATCGGGATCTCGCTCTATCTCTCCGCCACAGGCAAGGTTCCCAACCTCAGTCCCATGGTAGGAGCCATTGTCTTTGCCCTGCTCTCCGCCTTGATCATCGGCACAGTCTCATTGAAGTCAAAGCAGCGTGAGGATACAGTCATCCAGGCCATCTGGGCGATAGGGATGAGCATCGGGGTGCTCTTCATGGCCAAGACGCCGGGCTACACCGACCCCTCCAGTTATCTGTTCGGCAATATCCTGCTGATCTCCACCCAGGATCTTGTATTGCTTCTGGTCCTCGACATCATCGTCATCCTGCTTGCCTGGTACTTTTATCCCCAGATAGAGGCAACAAGCTTCGATGAGGAGTTCAGCCAGGTCCGGGGTATCCCCACGCGTTTGGTCTTCTTGGTGATTCTTGCCATTACTGCCGTGGCAGTAGTGCTGCTGCAGACCTTTGTAGGTATTGTCATGGTCATCGCCATGCTCACCCTTCCGGCAGGGACAGCAGGTTTTGGGGCCCGGAATCTGGTCTCCCTGATGATTGGCTCCACGCTGTTTGCCCTCCTTTTCTCGTTCGCCGGGCTTGCCGCAGGCTGGATGCTCGATCTTCCCGTAGGAGCAATGGTCGTGGTTATTGCAGGAGCCTTTTTCCTCGGTAGATCCGCTGGACATCTTATCAGGATGAGGAGGAGCACATGACCAAGGCACGAAAAGCCATTTTGGAGGCGCTTAAGGTCAGCACCCAGCCGGTGACGGCAATGATGCTTGCCAAAGAACCTTCGCTTGCTTACGACCAGGCAACGGTCTACCGGAATCTGCACTACCTCGAGGAGATGGGGATGGCCCAATCCTTCATTCTTCACTGTACAGAGCATGGGACTGAGCGGTATTACAGCTATCGGGGAACGGAAACCGGTACCCACCACCACTGGTTTCACTGTGAGAAGTGCCACTGCTTCATTGACCTTGGAAGCTGTGGCTACGACGAGCAAATGCGTTCCTGGGAACAGAAATGGGGGTTCACCATCACCGACCACACCTTTTTCCTGACCGGGACTTGCAAGCAGTGCAACTCCTAGTTGTTGATCAGGGAGAAAAGCTGAAGACGGTTGTTGACGCCCAGTTTGGCATAGATGTTCTTGATATGGGTCTTCACGGTATTGGGGGAGATGAAGAGTTTTTTCGCAATCTCCTGATTGCTCAGCCCTTCCACCAGGAGGGTGATGATCTCCCGCTCGCGGTCTGAGATTCCCAGTTGCTTTGCCTTTGCGACGGTAAGTTTTCCTGCCTTCTCATAGGTAAGGAAATACCGTCGGCTGATGAAGTAGTAGAGATAGACCGAAAGTACGGCAAAGCTCAGATAGACAAGCTTGAACGCAACCTTCCTGAAGAACAACAGATCCAAGGGAAAGAGAAAGAACAACGGCAGAAAGGTGTAGCAGATACCCTTCAACAGCCGCTCTTCCTCCCAGGTTGTTGCGCGTTTTGCATAGATGCAACCCAGGATTCCATGGATGACCAGAAACATGCTTGCACTGAAAAAGTGGTAGCGGATGGTATCATCGAGGGCTTTGACCCAATCGCCACCACTTTTTGCAAAGACAATCCACAAACTGAGTAGGAAAAAGAGAAGGATCAGGAGGGAGAGGATGCGATTGCCCAGATGTTTCTGTTCGTCGCTCGCCTTGATCAGCCTGATCAGGTATCTGCTGAGCAATAGCAAAAGCAAGGTGGTCAAAAGGATGGAGAGCAGTGTGGCTCCCAGGGCGAACACCTCATACGATTTAGATTGGAGCGTCGGTTCATCCAGCACCCTGCCCAGGTAGGTGGCCAACAAGGTCAGACAGACCTGCAGGCTCAGCGGGGTGAGAACGGTCAGGAAGGAACCAGTGTAAGCATCGTTCATCCGGACCCGCAAGAGGATGCACAGACAGGTGATGGAAACCACCAAGGCTGTGGTGAGGAAGAGCAGGAAGTCGGATAGGATCAGCATAGAGTCCCTCCCTGCCAATCCTACCATACACTTGCTGCTAGAACCAAGCTTGCATGCCTACCGTACAGCCATCATTTTCGTCCCAACTCTTGTACAAGCTGCTCTTGTCACCCAATGCGCCGTAGAAGGTTGCTTTCCCAAACACCTGGAGATTGTCCTGCAGAGCATAGGAGAGCCCAAGCAGAAGTGCGTATCCTTCACTCTCCATCTGATAAGTCAAAGCCCCTCGGATTGTCAGCGTCTGCTGCAGCAGAGGCTGTTCCACCACGAAGATGAGGGTATTCTCATACGCCTTGCCATCGTAGGAGGCGAGAAAATCGATATCAGAAGAATTTGTGCTGAAGTCGAACACATACCTTCCTTGATAGGCAAGGGCGAGGAAAGCCGAAGTGGTAGGGTGTGTATAGGAGAGCTCTGCAAGGTAGGCCATCTTGTTGTTGAAGAGAGCGCTGTCAGTTCCCTTGCTGTCTTCACTGAGAAAGAAGCCTCCTTCAAAGGCCAACGTGAAGGGCTCAAAAAAGAGACTGGATTCCAGACCGAAAAGCTGGTAGCGGGTGTAGAGCAGGTTTATGGAGAGTGGGGCCAAGCTTGTGATCGAAAATCCCGGGTCAGGATAGTGCCCATTGAAATAGAGCAGTCCTGCATCCAGCTTACCCTTTGAGATGCGATAGCGGCTGCCCACCTCGTATGCTGAGAGTGCATGGGTATCCATCTCCGTAAAGGAAGCAGTTGAGAAGGCCGTTGGGACAAGGCTGTACCGCCCCTCGGTGGGAAGATACGAGGGGGTAAACCCCGGTTTTGCCACCAGCTCGAGCGAGCCGGCATCCCCATACGTGGTGAAGAGGACCAGAAAGGTCGGCCTTTTCATCTTCTCCAAGTCATCTACCAACCCCCGTCTGAGATCCCTGCCTTGCAGAACGTCAACGACATGGCTTACCGAGGCACTCCCCCAGGGATGGGTGAACACTCCCGCCTTGAGGGAATGCTGACCGAAGAACAGGGAAAGGGACAGTTCGACCGATTCCAGACTATTGCTTGCCGAGTCGTAGGAGAGGGAGGCCAGTGCCCGGTAGCGCTCCTCGTTGTACTCCCCGATGAAGGAGAGGTCTGTCTGTTGCTGGAACTGCTTGTCCAGATAGAGGCCGAATCCTGATTCGAGCTCGAACGAGAGGGTTCGGCTGGCCTGCTCGGCAAAGAAATCGAAACTGTACAGAGGCAGCAGCATAAGGACAAGCAGAAGTGTTATGAGTATGCGTTTCATCAGAGCCTCCCGGTTTCCAAGAATTTCAGGGTGAAGTACGCGCTGTTCAGCGGAATATCGAAGCGAGTCTGCACCATCTCCAGTCGGGTTGCATGTCCGCTGCTTTCCGTGGTCATCGTAAGGACCTTGGCAATGGGTTTCCCGTTGGCCACAGCGGTTTGGTCGGTGACCAAAGTCTTCACCAGTGTCGTTCCGTCCAAATCAAAGAACTTCACCTGCAGGGGAAGGAAGGTTGTCTTGTCCACGTGGGATACCGTCTTGCCATAGGTCGTTTTCTCATAGGGGACAGATTGGATGACATACTGTGTCGCATCCTCCTCCAGCATGAGATGCTGGGCCTGGTTGTCGTCATACGTTGTGGAAGCCATATCCGCATACGAGAAGTCGCTTCCCATGAAGGAGCCCCCTTCTTCTGAGGTTCCGATCCGTCTGCTCCGCTTCAAGGCGGGAAGGTAGATCCACATCTCATTTTTGCCGTCCTCCCGCTCAACGGAGAGAAAGCGCGTATTGCGCACATTTTCCGGGGAGAGGAACACCGTCAGGGTCGAGGTCAGGCCATCCTTGGTCTGGCTCAAGGTCTGGATCCTGCGTTCGCGCAACTGGCCGTCCGGCTCAATGAGGGTGAGCCTCAGGTCGAGGGCGGAGGAGGTGGAGCTCTGTACATCCATGACCTTGGCCATGATTTGGGCAGCCGTCAGATCGGCCCAGAGCAAGCTGGATGCCAAGGTGAGCAACATAAGGATGGTGGATAGTCGTTTCATGGTTTCCTCCTGGTGATGAGTGAGCTGTAGTGCACTTTGATGGCACCGAGCAGCAGCAAGGCACTGAGTGCTGCGCTGATCATGCCGATGGAAAAGAGCAGTCCCATATTGGCTATGGGGATGAAGCGGCTGAAGAGCAAGCCGGAGAATCCCAAGGCAACCGAGGCCGCATTGGCAAGAATCGCCTTGCCGGTTGTTTGCATGATGGCTGCAAAGTCCTGGTCATTGCGCTGGAAGGCGGAGATCAGGTGGATGGCATAGTCGATTCCCACCCCGATGCAGAGGGCAGCCAGCAGGCTGGTGATGATATCCAGCTTGATGGAAAAGATTGCCATGGCAGCGAACACCGCCGCCAAGGCAAAGATGCAGGGTATCATGCTGAGAGTGGCAAGCTTGGCCGATCTGAACGTAAGCAGAACCAAGAGCCAGACAGCAACCAACGAGCTGAAGAGGGAGATGACCTGACTCTTGGTCACAAGATCGGTGAGGGCAAGGCTTACCGCTTCCCCTCCTCCAATCTCAACCGTCCAGGTTGGGGGAAAGAGGGTGGGGATCAGCTTTGTCAGATGTCTCAGCGTCTGCGTATCAGCGTTTTTGAGCAACACGGTGATCAGCAGATGCTCGGGTTCGAGTGGGTCATCGATGAATGCGTCAAGGGAAGCGCTGTAGAGCAGCAGATATTGGGCGATGAGGGATGCAAGCTGGTCCTCGGTTTCGAGACCATAGTCTGTTGGATCAAGGGGAATTTCGTAACGTCCTTGTCCTCCGGCCTGTCCGGCTGAAGACTCGTACGGCTGCTCGTTCACCGTTTCTGGCGACAGTTCGGAGAAAAAATCAAAGACCGGCTCGTTTGCTTCCCTCTGGGGAGTCGTCATCGCATCCCCCGGGCCGAGCAACTGGTTCATCCGTTTTACGAAGGGAAGGATGGATTGGACCGAGCCTACAAACGGTTCTTCTTCCAAGCGTTCTGTTGCCTTTTCGATGGTTTCAAGGGTTCTTGGATGGAGCGCAGGCTCGTTTGGCTTGATCATGACTGAGAGGGAGAAGATGCCCTGCATCCGCTCGTTGTATGATTGGGTGTCCTGTACCAAGTCAGAGGACTTGGAAAAGAACGCGAGGACGTTTGTCCCTTCCTCCAGCTTGCTGTAGGAGAGTGGCAGGATGATGGCTGCCAAGAAAAGTGAGATGAACAGGGTAGCCTTGCCATAGCGGTTTGCAAGGGAAATCTCCGCTCGAAGCCATACACCTTTGCCTACTCTCTTGTGCGCGCTGCGGCGTACCGGCTGTTGGTAGATCATACGGATCAGGGCAGGCAGGAGAATCAGGGAACCCAAGGCACAGACAACCACCCCGATGAAGCTGAGCAGCCCGAAGGTTCTGAATGGAAGCAGGGGGCTGGTGATCTGGGCAAGGAAGCCAAAGGCTGTTGTGGCCGCAGCCGAGAGGATCGGGTAGGTGTTCTTCCTGACAACCCTGGAGAGTGCTTCCTCCACCCCCCACGCTTCATACTCCTCAAAAAAATGGCTGAAGATGTGGATGGTATAGGCACTGCCGACAATCAGCAGCAACACCGGTACCAACATGGTGGCCATAGTGAACGTGATGCCTGTCAGGCTCATGATGCCCAGCATCAGTGAACTGCTGAAGAGCAACGGCACCAGGCAGAGCAAGGTTGCCTTGATGCTCCTGAGAAAGAGGAAAAGTACGAACATGATGAAGAGACCTACTACCGGACCGAGTATGGCCATGTCGGAAAGGAGGCTGAGCTTGATCTGCTCGTTGACCACCGGCAACCCCAAGAGGGAAATCTCCAAGCTTCCCCGCAAGGGATCGAACATCTGCCTGAGAGAGGCAAGCAGGGCGGACGCGTTGTAGTCGGTCTGTGTTTGGATGAGGACGGACGCACTCGTCCTGTCTTCGCTGAGGAAGATGCCCTCATAGAAGCTTGGCCAGCTGTCGATGCGTTCATCCATGTCCTTACGACTGCCCATGGCAAGATCGACGACGTCCACCCCATCCTCTGCACTCTCCATATGCTTGAGGTTGGTGATCGAGTTGACCTGTTTCACCCCTTCAAGAGAAGCAATGCTGTCTGTCAGGGAGCGTATGATGGCGAGGTTCTCCTCACTGAGGATACCCGTTTCATCGTACAAGCCTACGACCAAGGTATCGAGAGACCCGAATGTTGCCTCAATCCTGTTGTTCGTCTCCACCACTGGAGCCTTGGTTGGGATGAATACATCAGTGGATGAGTCAACCTTCAGCCTACCGATTCCCAAGAGGCCCAGAACAGAGACCACTGCACATACGGCAATAATGACCGCATCGCTTTTCCTTTTGTATCCCATACCCTCACTGTAGTGCGTGGTCTCAGAAGCGCAATCGCCCCATCAGAGCATTCTGTCTCACCTTTTCGGGTGAGTGATTGGAATTGGGCTTGGTGTGTACGCTTTACAAAATGCGTTGCATCCATGATGATTGGCCTAGGGGGCATGGTATGAACTATACGAAGATTGTGGCCACACTCGGGCCGGCGAGTTGCACGTATCCGATGATCAAGGCCATCCTTGAAGCGGGGTGCCGGGTCATTCGTCTCAACTTCAGCCACGGAAGTCATGAGGAGCAACAACTGCGTCATGATCTGGTTCGCCAGGCAAGCAGGGAGTTGGGCATTGATGTCGCCATCCTGATGGATTTGCAGGGCCCAAAGATCCGTCTTGGGCAGCTGAAGGAAGCTTCCTACACCCTTGCCAAAGGGGAGACCCTGGTGGTTACCACCGAGCCCTGCCTGGGGACCCGCAACCGGGTGAGCATCGATTACCCCTACTTGCATGAGGAGATTCTTCCCGGCTCAAGGATTCTGATCAATGATGGGCTGGTCTCGTTGGTGGTCGAGCGAGTCGAAGGTCAGGACATCCATTGCAGGATGCTGGAGGAGGGGACGCTTATTGCACGCAAGGGGGTTAACCTTCCCTCGGTTCCCCTGCGGTATCTCAACTCATTCACCAAGAAGGATGAGGCAGACCTTGCCTTTGCATTCTCCAATCAACTCGATTACGTAGCGCTCTCTTTCGTACGGAGTGCTGAGGATGTGAAAGCCCTGAAGGCATACATGCTTGCCACCTTCGGCTCGACGATACCCATCATCAGCAAGATTGAGAAGCCTGAGGCTGTGGTGAATCTTGCATCCATCATGGCCGAGTCGAGTGCCATCATGATCGCACGCGGCGATTTGGGTGTCGAGGTTCCTGCCGAGGAAGTTCCCTTGATCCAGAAGGCCATCATCCGTTCCTGCATTGATGCAGGGCTGCCGGTCATCACGGCTACCCAGATGCTCGAATCGATGATGCACAACCCCCGTCCTACCAGGGCGGAAACCAACGATGTCGCCAACGCGGTGCTCGATGGGACCAGTGCGGTCATGCTCAGCGGAGAGACCGCTGCCGGGGAGTATCCCCTGCAGGCTGTCACTACCATGGCACGAATCGCGAGCCTTGCCGAACGCAGCACGGCTTTCCGTCGCCAGGTCTTCAATCAGATCAGCACCCTCGATCCTGAGCGCAAGCAGACCAAGACAGAAGCGGTGGGCATGGCTACCCGCGAGCTGGCCCTCTCCATCCAGGCTTCCTACATTGCCTGTTTCACCCAGTCGGGATCGACTGCGCGACTCATAGCAAAATTCCGTCCCTCTGTCCCGATCATCGCTTTCTCCCCTCTGGTGGGTGTGGTGCGGTATCTTGCCCTCTCCTGGGGTGTCACCCCGATCCTGATCGATCCCCAGGAATCTGTTGATCAGCTCCTCGCATATGCTCCCGAGTACCTGCAGGAACATGGTCTGGTCAAGCAAGGGGAGACTGTGGTCATTACCGCAGGGGTTCCGGTAGGAAGCTCCGGCAAGACCAATATGATCAAGGTGGTGGAGATCGAGTAGGTCAGTTGGGTTGGAAGGAGATGGCTGCCCCCAGGCTCAAGGCTCTTCCCTCATGGTCGAAGAGATCCAGAGCGCGCAATTCCAGCCCCAGATGCACCGATTTCACCAGTTCAAACGGAATCAGGCGCAACCCCACATTCACCAAGCCCCGATCATCGGC includes:
- a CDS encoding MMPL family transporter, which translates into the protein MGYKRKSDAVIIAVCAVVSVLGLLGIGRLKVDSSTDVFIPTKAPVVETNNRIEATFGSLDTLVVGLYDETGILSEENLAIIRSLTDSIASLEGVKQVNSITNLKHMESAEDGVDVVDLAMGSRKDMDERIDSWPSFYEGIFLSEDRTSASVLIQTQTDYNASALLASLRQMFDPLRGSLEISLLGLPVVNEQIKLSLLSDMAILGPVVGLFIMFVLFLFLRSIKATLLCLVPLLFSSSLMLGIMSLTGITFTMATMLVPVLLLIVGSAYTIHIFSHFFEEYEAWGVEEALSRVVRKNTYPILSAAATTAFGFLAQITSPLLPFRTFGLLSFIGVVVCALGSLILLPALIRMIYQQPVRRSAHKRVGKGVWLRAEISLANRYGKATLFISLFLAAIILPLSYSKLEEGTNVLAFFSKSSDLVQDTQSYNERMQGIFSLSVMIKPNEPALHPRTLETIEKATERLEEEPFVGSVQSILPFVKRMNQLLGPGDAMTTPQREANEPVFDFFSELSPETVNEQPYESSAGQAGGQGRYEIPLDPTDYGLETEDQLASLIAQYLLLYSASLDAFIDDPLEPEHLLITVLLKNADTQTLRHLTKLIPTLFPPTWTVEIGGGEAVSLALTDLVTKSQVISLFSSLVAVWLLVLLTFRSAKLATLSMIPCIFALAAVFAAMAIFSIKLDIITSLLAALCIGVGIDYAIHLISAFQRNDQDFAAIMQTTGKAILANAASVALGFSGLLFSRFIPIANMGLLFSIGMISAALSALLLLGAIKVHYSSLITRRKP
- a CDS encoding helix-turn-helix transcriptional regulator, whose protein sequence is MLILSDFLLFLTTALVVSITCLCILLRVRMNDAYTGSFLTVLTPLSLQVCLTLLATYLGRVLDEPTLQSKSYEVFALGATLLSILLTTLLLLLLSRYLIRLIKASDEQKHLGNRILSLLILLFFLLSLWIVFAKSGGDWVKALDDTIRYHFFSASMFLVIHGILGCIYAKRATTWEEERLLKGICYTFLPLFFLFPLDLLFFRKVAFKLVYLSFAVLSVYLYYFISRRYFLTYEKAGKLTVAKAKQLGISDREREIITLLVEGLSNQEIAKKLFISPNTVKTHIKNIYAKLGVNNRLQLFSLINN
- a CDS encoding outer membrane lipoprotein-sorting protein — encoded protein: MKRLSTILMLLTLASSLLWADLTAAQIMAKVMDVQSSTSSALDLRLTLIEPDGQLRERRIQTLSQTKDGLTSTLTVFLSPENVRNTRFLSVEREDGKNEMWIYLPALKRSRRIGTSEEGGSFMGSDFSYADMASTTYDDNQAQHLMLEEDATQYVIQSVPYEKTTYGKTVSHVDKTTFLPLQVKFFDLDGTTLVKTLVTDQTAVANGKPIAKVLTMTTESSGHATRLEMVQTRFDIPLNSAYFTLKFLETGRL
- the pyk gene encoding pyruvate kinase, giving the protein MNYTKIVATLGPASCTYPMIKAILEAGCRVIRLNFSHGSHEEQQLRHDLVRQASRELGIDVAILMDLQGPKIRLGQLKEASYTLAKGETLVVTTEPCLGTRNRVSIDYPYLHEEILPGSRILINDGLVSLVVERVEGQDIHCRMLEEGTLIARKGVNLPSVPLRYLNSFTKKDEADLAFAFSNQLDYVALSFVRSAEDVKALKAYMLATFGSTIPIISKIEKPEAVVNLASIMAESSAIMIARGDLGVEVPAEEVPLIQKAIIRSCIDAGLPVITATQMLESMMHNPRPTRAETNDVANAVLDGTSAVMLSGETAAGEYPLQAVTTMARIASLAERSTAFRRQVFNQISTLDPERKQTKTEAVGMATRELALSIQASYIACFTQSGSTARLIAKFRPSVPIIAFSPLVGVVRYLALSWGVTPILIDPQESVDQLLAYAPEYLQEHGLVKQGETVVITAGVPVGSSGKTNMIKVVEIE